In Camelina sativa cultivar DH55 chromosome 16, Cs, whole genome shotgun sequence, a single window of DNA contains:
- the LOC104751457 gene encoding putative ER lumen protein-retaining receptor C28H8.4, translating to MKAAQRPIHAVTTWVRRQPPKVKAFLGVVSAMTALVLLRMIVHDHDNLFVAAEAVHALGISVLIYKLTKEKTCAGLSLKSQELTALFLAVRLYCSFVMEFDIHTLLDSATLVTTLWVIYMIRFKLKASYMEDKDNFAIYYVVIPCVVLSVLIHPSTHHHIVNKISWAFCVYLEAVSVLPQLRVMQNTKIVEPFTAHYVFALGIARFLSCAHWVLQVLDTRGRLLTALGYGFWPIMVLLSEIVQTFILADFCYYYVKSLMGGQLVLRLPSGVV from the exons ATGAAGGCGGCGCAGAGGCCGATCCACGCCGTGACGACATGGGTTCGCCGGCAACCACCAAAGGTTAAAGCTTTTCTCGGTGTTGTATCAGCCATGACTGCTCTGGTTTTGCTGAGAATGATCGTTCATGACCACGACAATCTCTTTGTCGCTGCTGAGGCTGTTCATGCCCTTGGTATCTCCGTCCTTATCTACAAACTCACCAAGGAGAAGACTTGTGCTG GATTATCTTTGAAGTCACAAGAGCTAACTGCTCTGTTTCTGGCGGTGAGACTGTATTGTAGTTTTGTGATGGAATTTGATATTCACACGTTGCTTGATTCGGCTACACTGGTGACTACACTTTGGGTTATCTATATGATCCGTTTTAAGCTCAAAGCTAGTTACATGGAAGACAAAGACAATTTTGCTATCTACTACGTC GTAATTCCATGTGTTGTTTTGTCTGTTCTTATTCACCCATCAACACATCACCATATAGTCAACAAGATTTCTTGGGCCTTCTGCGTTTATCTTGAAGCTGTTTCAGTCCTTCCTCAACTTAGAGTCATGCAAAACACTAAG ATCGTGGAGCCATTCACAGCACATTACGTATTTGCTTTGGGGATAGCCAGGTTCTTGAGTTGTGCACACTGGGTCCTTCAg GTTTTGGACACTCGAGGGAGGTTATTGACAGCTTTAGGATATGGTTTCTGGCCTATAATGGTCCTCCTCTCTGAAATCGTCCAAACCTTCATTCTCGCAGACTTCTGCTACTACTATGTCAAGAG TTTAATGGGTGGTCAGCTCGTTCTTCGTCTACCATCTGGTGTTGTGTGA